Proteins from a single region of Sphaerochaeta globosa str. Buddy:
- a CDS encoding ROK family transcriptional regulator: MKFSQPSTARTINRLRVLNLLAQQGELSRADIARLLDLNKPSTSEIVEQLLAQQLVEEQGKVTTINGRRPTALSLKADSRLVLGVDLGSRTTTFLLADLQGKILRFERLPTPLQPQPKEWGETIIKTCMKLTKFATTPIAGIAVSTSGSISGDGQSILSHDYWSWKDIPLAKAIEIHTKLPTLLVHHVQAMVEAERWFGDEKTTNFFYVNWGEHIACAYYNGNTITAEKSRFGHLPIAPTGLCRCGGIGCLETVAAGWALSEKYQGLTVKQLAQSTDKDVQQSLQDACNAMGMSLIAASAVTGAQKIILGGGIANIDDKYLEMVSSFYREHAHHELASIPVCRSALKEQSSVLGCVAVALDRWVFQRRMLETMQGLGQEKPLLETE; this comes from the coding sequence ATGAAGTTTTCACAGCCCAGTACCGCCCGAACCATCAACCGACTGCGAGTGTTGAACCTGCTCGCCCAACAAGGAGAGCTCAGTCGGGCCGACATTGCCCGATTGCTCGATCTGAACAAGCCTTCCACCAGTGAAATCGTGGAACAATTGCTCGCTCAGCAGCTTGTTGAGGAACAGGGCAAGGTTACTACCATCAATGGGCGAAGGCCCACAGCCCTCTCCTTGAAGGCTGATTCCCGTTTGGTGCTGGGAGTTGACTTGGGAAGCAGAACCACGACGTTCCTACTTGCCGACCTGCAGGGAAAAATCCTGCGATTCGAACGTCTGCCGACTCCGCTCCAGCCGCAGCCCAAAGAGTGGGGTGAAACCATTATCAAGACGTGCATGAAACTGACCAAGTTTGCTACGACTCCCATTGCCGGCATTGCAGTTTCCACTTCTGGAAGCATAAGCGGCGATGGCCAGTCGATTCTGTCACACGATTACTGGTCATGGAAGGATATTCCCTTGGCTAAAGCCATCGAGATTCATACCAAGCTTCCTACCCTTCTTGTCCATCATGTACAGGCGATGGTTGAGGCTGAGCGTTGGTTCGGGGATGAGAAAACCACGAATTTTTTCTATGTGAATTGGGGTGAGCATATCGCTTGTGCCTATTACAACGGCAATACGATAACTGCGGAGAAAAGTAGGTTCGGACACCTTCCCATCGCCCCTACCGGGTTGTGCCGTTGTGGTGGAATAGGGTGCTTGGAGACGGTAGCTGCCGGCTGGGCCCTCAGCGAGAAATACCAAGGACTTACCGTCAAGCAACTCGCCCAAAGCACCGACAAGGATGTTCAGCAATCACTTCAGGATGCCTGCAATGCGATGGGCATGTCCCTCATTGCTGCAAGTGCCGTCACCGGCGCACAGAAGATTATTCTCGGAGGCGGCATTGCCAACATCGACGACAAATACCTGGAGATGGTTTCTTCGTTTTATCGGGAACATGCCCATCACGAGCTTGCGTCCATTCCTGTTTGCCGCTCAGCACTGAAAGAACAAAGCTCTGTACTGGGATGTGTGGCTGTTGCCCTCGATCGTTGGGTGTTCCAACGAAGGATGCTGGAAACAATGCAGGGCTTGGGCCAAGAAAAACCGCTACTCGAAACCGAGTAG
- the htpG gene encoding molecular chaperone HtpG, producing MEQKKFKTEVSELLQLIIHSLYSHKEIFLRELVSNSSDALDKLKYLTLTDEKLKDLSFDPRIDISFTEEGEKKTLTISDNGLGMNHDDLGDNLGTIASSGTKKFLSSLTDDQKKDSNLIGQFGVGFYSAFMVADKVEVVSRKAGEEQAWKWSSTGKGSYSLEEAVRDSHGSTITLYLNDEGNEYANRWQIEQLVKKYSDHIAYPIFLSYDQTNYDDKKKDKEGNAQKNVEHKVEQINSSSALWRRSKSELTDEQYKEFYKQSSYDSEEPLFYVHTRAEGSSEYITLFYIPSKAPFDLYHADYRPGVKLYVKRVYITDDDKELLPSYLRFVRGVIDSEDLPLNVSREILQQNRVMSAIRNASVKKLLGEFQKTSEQNPDLYAKFIEQYNRPLKEGLYSDYANRDALLELVRFKSSSQEGYVSLASYKERMPSDQKSIYYIAGGKESTLKASPLLESYRKKGFEVLIMSDDIDDIVIGSIGTYKEVPLKAINKSGAVDDLKEAKDEEPTKEAKSLVKKIKKALGDKVKDVVVSSRLVEAPAVVVVDENDPSVQMQQILKSMGQGDFEDVKPILEINIEDAMIKKIDASDDNEYIENLCSVLLDQALLAEGVMPKDPVAFTKKLHSLLSK from the coding sequence ATGGAACAAAAGAAGTTCAAGACTGAAGTATCAGAGCTGCTTCAGCTCATCATTCACTCGCTCTACTCACACAAGGAAATTTTCCTTCGCGAGTTGGTGTCCAACTCGTCCGATGCACTGGACAAACTAAAGTATCTCACCCTGACCGATGAGAAGCTCAAAGATCTTTCCTTCGATCCAAGGATCGACATCTCCTTCACTGAAGAAGGTGAAAAGAAGACGTTGACCATCAGCGACAACGGCTTGGGAATGAATCACGACGACCTGGGTGACAACCTCGGAACGATTGCTTCCAGTGGAACCAAGAAGTTCCTCTCCTCGCTGACCGATGATCAGAAGAAGGACAGCAATCTTATCGGACAATTCGGCGTCGGCTTCTATAGCGCTTTCATGGTTGCTGACAAGGTGGAAGTGGTCAGCCGCAAGGCTGGAGAAGAACAGGCTTGGAAATGGAGCAGCACCGGAAAGGGCAGCTACTCCCTGGAAGAAGCTGTTCGTGATAGCCATGGATCCACCATCACCCTGTATCTGAACGACGAAGGCAATGAGTATGCCAACCGTTGGCAGATCGAGCAACTGGTTAAGAAGTACAGCGATCACATTGCTTACCCGATTTTCCTCTCCTATGACCAGACCAACTACGATGACAAGAAGAAGGACAAGGAAGGGAACGCACAAAAGAACGTCGAGCACAAAGTGGAGCAGATCAACAGCTCCTCAGCCCTGTGGAGACGCAGCAAGAGCGAACTCACCGACGAGCAGTACAAGGAATTCTACAAGCAGTCGAGTTATGACAGTGAAGAGCCTCTCTTCTATGTCCATACTCGTGCAGAAGGGTCTTCTGAGTACATTACTCTCTTCTATATCCCTTCCAAGGCACCCTTTGACCTGTATCATGCCGATTATCGGCCGGGTGTGAAACTCTACGTGAAACGAGTCTATATCACCGATGACGACAAGGAGCTGTTGCCTTCCTACCTGCGTTTCGTACGGGGTGTCATCGACAGTGAGGACCTCCCGTTGAACGTAAGCCGGGAGATTCTGCAGCAGAACAGGGTCATGAGCGCCATCCGCAATGCTTCTGTGAAGAAGCTCTTGGGTGAATTCCAGAAAACCAGCGAACAGAACCCCGACCTGTATGCCAAGTTCATCGAGCAATACAACCGACCTCTCAAGGAAGGCCTGTATTCAGACTACGCCAACCGCGATGCACTGCTTGAACTGGTTCGCTTCAAATCCTCCAGCCAGGAAGGCTATGTAAGCCTTGCTTCCTACAAGGAGCGGATGCCCAGCGATCAGAAATCAATCTACTACATCGCCGGGGGAAAGGAATCGACCCTCAAGGCGAGCCCCTTGCTCGAGTCCTATCGAAAGAAGGGCTTCGAAGTTCTGATCATGAGCGACGACATCGACGATATTGTTATCGGATCAATCGGGACCTATAAGGAAGTACCGCTGAAGGCCATCAACAAGAGTGGTGCGGTGGACGACCTGAAAGAGGCTAAGGATGAAGAGCCGACCAAGGAAGCTAAGAGTCTGGTCAAGAAGATCAAGAAGGCTCTCGGTGACAAGGTCAAGGATGTAGTTGTCTCTTCCCGACTTGTTGAAGCTCCGGCTGTGGTTGTTGTTGATGAGAACGACCCATCGGTGCAGATGCAGCAGATTCTCAAGAGCATGGGACAAGGTGACTTCGAGGACGTGAAACCGATCCTGGAAATCAACATCGAAGATGCCATGATCAAGAAAATCGATGCTAGCGACGATAACGAATATATCGAAAACCTCTGCTCGGTCTTGCTTGACCAGGCACTGCTGGCCGAAGGTGTCATGCCCAAGGACCCGGTCGCTTTTACCAAAAAGCTTCATAGTCTGTTGAGTAAGTAG
- a CDS encoding mechanosensitive ion channel family protein, with product MISAMMALIGEAAAADSFFGQFIYRLDGWMQLGPVSFIVSFFTGLLMVLVGKLLIAWLCRILKRSLARSKKINDLMARFILQLVNIIGWIFLAVAFLQHMGLNMGPVLAGLGISGVILGFAFQETIGNLLSGVMIVINAPFRIGDYIETGAFSGTVTDMDMICVILSTPDNKKITMSNKLVWGNPIVNFSNIERRRVELTVSVPYKADLALAKQVIKNIIDTYPEVLADPAPVIEVNKLNTSSVDFVVRPWTKPADYWKVYWRFNGEILDKMAQSGLSVPFNQLDVHIIDQSKAN from the coding sequence ATGATTTCTGCAATGATGGCACTCATCGGCGAAGCTGCAGCTGCCGACTCGTTCTTCGGGCAATTCATCTATCGACTGGATGGTTGGATGCAACTAGGGCCGGTTTCTTTCATCGTTTCCTTTTTCACCGGCCTACTCATGGTTTTGGTGGGAAAACTTCTCATTGCCTGGCTGTGCAGGATCCTGAAGCGTTCACTTGCCCGTTCGAAGAAAATCAATGACCTTATGGCTCGTTTCATCCTGCAGCTGGTCAATATCATCGGCTGGATTTTTCTGGCTGTAGCCTTTTTGCAGCACATGGGCCTCAATATGGGACCGGTGCTTGCCGGTCTGGGCATTTCCGGCGTCATTCTTGGCTTTGCCTTCCAGGAGACCATCGGCAACCTGCTCAGCGGGGTTATGATCGTCATCAATGCCCCCTTCAGAATCGGGGACTACATCGAAACAGGCGCCTTCAGTGGTACGGTCACCGACATGGATATGATCTGTGTCATACTCTCAACACCCGACAACAAGAAAATTACCATGTCGAACAAACTGGTATGGGGCAACCCCATCGTCAATTTCTCGAACATCGAGCGCAGAAGAGTGGAGCTGACCGTCAGCGTTCCTTATAAGGCTGATCTCGCCTTGGCAAAACAAGTGATCAAGAATATCATCGATACGTATCCTGAAGTACTAGCCGATCCTGCACCAGTCATTGAAGTCAACAAGCTCAATACATCTTCAGTGGATTTCGTGGTACGCCCCTGGACGAAGCCTGCCGATTACTGGAAGGTCTATTGGAGATTCAATGGTGAAATTCTCGACAAGATGGCACAATCCGGCCTTTCCGTTCCGTTCAACCAGCTTGATGTGCATATCATTGACCAGTCAAAGGCGAACTAG